The Streptomyces sp. TLI_105 DNA segment GGGCGAGGGCCCCGCACGGGGGTCGCGGGGCGTGGGTCAGCGGTAGATGAGGAGTTCTTGTTCTGTCGCGCCCGTCAGGGCGTACCGCGTGCGGACCAGCGGTCGCCCCGAGTAGATCCGGATCAGCGTCGCCGCGTCCCCCCGGAACCGCGCCGCCGGCCGCCCCTCGATCTCGTTGCCGAGGGACACCGGGCCGTCGTCGTCCCGGCCCGTCAGCTCGCCGATCAGGCGCGGGGTCTCCCGGCGGCGGCTCGTCACCGAGAGCAGCGGGAGGGCGAGGTCGAGCGCCGCGCCGCAGTACGCGCCGGGCTCGCCGAAGGCCTCCCGTACGTCTCCGGCGTGGATCCACTCGCCGAGGGCGACCGCGTCGAGCCGGCCGTCCTCGCGGCCCGCGATGACGGGGCCCGCCTCCGTCAGGCCGCGTTCGAGTTCGTCGAGGACGCGGCCGACGGGCCAGTCCTCGCGTTCGGCGACGTCGCAGGCGTTGGCCTCCGGCAGGAAGACGCCTTCTTCGAGGCGGTCCTCGACGATGCGGACGAGCGCCGCCCCGCAGTGGGCGAGGACCTGCCGGGCGGTCCAGCCGGGACACG contains these protein-coding regions:
- a CDS encoding maleylpyruvate isomerase family mycothiol-dependent enzyme, with amino-acid sequence MCTERDPWLPDRLLRTERDLLMPILRRTPEEAYELRTACPGWTARQVLAHCGAALVRIVEDRLEEGVFLPEANACDVAEREDWPVGRVLDELERGLTEAGPVIAGREDGRLDAVALGEWIHAGDVREAFGEPGAYCGAALDLALPLLSVTSRRRETPRLIGELTGRDDDGPVSLGNEIEGRPAARFRGDAATLIRIYSGRPLVRTRYALTGATEQELLIYR